In Rahnella aquatilis CIP 78.65 = ATCC 33071, one DNA window encodes the following:
- a CDS encoding DHA2 family efflux MFS transporter permease subunit, with the protein MSATLTPSATLSPADYPTSRKFLIFSIMAFGMFLALIDIQIVAASLNDVQAGLSAGPDEISWVQTSYLIAELVMIPFSAFLTQALSTRWLFSASAALFTLSSIGCGLSWNIESMIFFRALQGFTGGAMVPTVFATGFAMFKGKQQALIPAILGMVSVLAPTLGPTVGGVVTQLLDWRWIFFINILPGALVATGAVLFIHVDKADFPMLKRIDWIHLLSMATALGCLEYVLEEGPRKNWFSDPHIQISAWFSLVAFVLFLERSFYSKNPIVRLTPFRDPTFTFACLFNLVVGFGLYASTYLTPVFLGRIRDFNSLEIGTTVFVVGVGQFFSTIIAARLINRVDRRILISVGLSGFALSLWLTTAVTPYWGAEQFFWPQVVRGLFIMLCIVPSVNMALTAFQGPELRYASGLFNLMRNLGGAVGIATVNTWLQDWTRVHAARFGESLGQYGDHAQEVIGSLAQKIGHLTPDTAQALLMAKGVFGTEVAAQSLTLAFNDIFQVMAWMFIAALVMVPFCRK; encoded by the coding sequence ATGTCTGCTACCCTGACGCCATCCGCGACGCTTTCGCCTGCGGATTACCCGACATCACGTAAGTTTCTGATTTTCAGTATCATGGCGTTCGGTATGTTTCTGGCGCTGATCGACATTCAGATTGTTGCCGCCTCGTTAAACGATGTGCAGGCCGGGCTTTCCGCCGGACCGGATGAAATCAGTTGGGTACAAACCTCGTATCTGATCGCCGAACTGGTGATGATCCCCTTCTCCGCGTTTCTGACACAGGCACTTTCCACCCGCTGGCTGTTCAGCGCATCGGCAGCGCTGTTCACCCTCAGCAGCATCGGTTGCGGATTGTCGTGGAATATCGAGTCGATGATCTTCTTTCGCGCGTTGCAGGGGTTTACCGGCGGGGCGATGGTGCCGACAGTCTTCGCGACCGGCTTTGCCATGTTTAAGGGCAAGCAACAGGCGCTGATCCCGGCGATCCTTGGCATGGTCAGCGTACTGGCTCCCACACTGGGGCCGACAGTCGGCGGCGTGGTGACACAATTACTTGACTGGCGCTGGATTTTCTTCATTAACATCCTGCCCGGCGCTCTGGTCGCCACCGGTGCCGTACTGTTTATTCATGTGGATAAAGCCGATTTCCCGATGCTTAAACGCATCGACTGGATACATTTATTGTCGATGGCGACAGCGCTCGGTTGTCTGGAATATGTGCTGGAAGAAGGCCCGCGCAAGAACTGGTTCAGCGATCCGCACATCCAGATTTCGGCGTGGTTCTCGCTGGTGGCCTTTGTCTTGTTTCTCGAACGATCCTTTTATTCCAAAAACCCGATCGTTCGCCTGACGCCCTTCCGTGACCCGACATTCACCTTCGCCTGTCTGTTCAATCTGGTGGTCGGTTTTGGTCTTTATGCCTCAACGTACCTGACGCCGGTTTTCCTTGGCCGCATCCGCGATTTCAACAGTCTGGAAATCGGCACAACGGTGTTTGTGGTCGGCGTCGGGCAATTCTTCAGCACGATTATTGCCGCCAGATTAATCAACCGCGTTGACCGGCGGATACTGATCAGCGTGGGTTTATCCGGTTTTGCCCTGAGTTTATGGCTGACGACCGCCGTGACCCCTTACTGGGGAGCAGAACAGTTTTTCTGGCCGCAGGTGGTGCGCGGCCTGTTCATTATGTTGTGCATCGTGCCGAGTGTGAACATGGCGCTGACTGCGTTTCAGGGGCCTGAACTGCGCTACGCCTCCGGGCTGTTTAATCTGATGCGTAATCTCGGCGGCGCGGTGGGTATTGCCACGGTGAATACCTGGTTGCAGGACTGGACCCGGGTACATGCGGCACGTTTCGGTGAATCACTGGGGCAATACGGGGATCATGCGCAGGAAGTAATAGGATCGCTGGCGCAAAAAATCGGCCACCTGACGCCTGACACAGCGCAGGCATTGCTGATGGCGAAAGGCGTGTTTGGCACGGAAGTGGCGGCGCAATCTCTGACGCTGGCGTTCAATGACATCTTTCAGGTCATGGCCTGGATGTTTATTGCCGCGCTGGTCATGGTGCCGTTTTGCCGTAAATAA
- a CDS encoding HlyD family secretion protein: MSEAITGEENPAPALKAHKRSKRIFVVSGIALVVALGGTAWLLAAPASESTDDAYLTADATTVAPKVKGFVSKVLVRHNQRVHAGDKLVLIDSEEFTARLASAQGELDDARAQVAQQEAALLSQQAQENLALTQINAARTAIRSSRAEQQHAEAEQQRYQSLAVSGATSRNDADRYKTVAVTAEQTSAHAAAMLDVAQNQAAVTHAQRAEILAALALAKAAVVKAQAAQALAQQDLSHTTIVAAVDGVAGNRQVQVGDYVTPGQRLMTLVPEQGIYVTANFKETQTGRMQPGQRADVHVDALPGVTFRGEVDSLAPGSGSTFALLPFEPGTGNFTKIVQRVPVRIRLDAGQPDLAALRPGLSVDARVSLTDPVR; this comes from the coding sequence ATGAGCGAAGCAATAACAGGTGAAGAGAACCCGGCCCCGGCATTAAAAGCCCATAAACGATCAAAGCGCATTTTTGTGGTCAGCGGTATTGCGCTGGTGGTCGCCCTGGGCGGTACGGCATGGCTACTGGCGGCGCCCGCGTCGGAATCCACGGATGATGCGTACCTGACGGCGGACGCCACCACCGTTGCGCCAAAAGTAAAAGGTTTTGTGTCGAAGGTGCTGGTGCGTCATAACCAGCGGGTACACGCCGGAGATAAACTGGTGCTGATCGACAGCGAAGAGTTTACGGCGCGTCTGGCCTCTGCGCAGGGAGAACTTGACGATGCCCGCGCACAGGTGGCGCAACAGGAAGCGGCGTTGCTGAGCCAGCAGGCACAGGAAAATCTGGCGCTCACCCAAATCAATGCTGCGCGTACAGCGATCCGTTCCTCGCGTGCGGAACAGCAACATGCTGAAGCTGAACAGCAGCGTTATCAGTCGCTGGCGGTCAGCGGTGCCACATCGCGTAATGATGCCGACCGGTACAAAACGGTGGCGGTGACGGCAGAACAAACCTCGGCGCACGCTGCGGCCATGCTGGATGTCGCCCAAAATCAGGCGGCGGTGACACACGCCCAGCGGGCAGAAATTCTGGCGGCGCTGGCCCTGGCGAAGGCCGCAGTGGTGAAAGCGCAGGCGGCACAAGCGCTGGCGCAGCAGGATCTCAGCCACACCACTATTGTTGCTGCCGTTGATGGTGTAGCGGGAAACCGGCAGGTGCAGGTTGGCGATTACGTCACACCCGGTCAGCGGCTGATGACGCTGGTACCGGAGCAGGGCATTTATGTAACGGCCAACTTCAAAGAAACGCAGACTGGCAGAATGCAGCCGGGACAGCGCGCGGACGTGCATGTGGATGCGCTGCCGGGCGTGACATTTCGCGGTGAAGTCGACAGCCTCGCGCCGGGTTCCGGTTCAACGTTCGCATTGCTGCCCTTTGAGCCGGGCACCGGTAACTTTACCAAGATTGTTCAGCGGGTGCCGGTGCGGATCCGTCTTGACGCCGGTCAGCCAGATTTAGCGGCGCTGCGCCCCGGATTATCCGTGGATGCGCGCGTTTCGTTAACCGATCCTGTCAGGTAA
- a CDS encoding TetR/AcrR family transcriptional regulator, protein MRYESEHKPKIRERIVKEAAKAIRAKGPLQVSVAGVMSKAGLTHGGFYAHFASKDALIEAAIGQMFNQVMARWDKDNQGLTAQQQLAGYIDFYLSPWHRDNRAQGCPVSALASETPRMPAPCQAEFARGIERIRGMIIRQLTEMGVNEPQTQAISVSAELMGSLSLARCEPDRQVSDALLERAKTSLKARLNLQEE, encoded by the coding sequence ATGCGCTACGAAAGTGAACATAAACCTAAAATCCGCGAGCGGATCGTGAAGGAAGCGGCGAAAGCCATCCGCGCCAAAGGGCCGTTGCAGGTCAGCGTGGCGGGCGTGATGAGCAAAGCCGGTCTGACGCACGGTGGGTTTTATGCGCACTTTGCCTCGAAAGATGCCCTGATCGAAGCGGCCATCGGACAGATGTTTAATCAGGTCATGGCCCGCTGGGATAAAGATAATCAGGGTCTGACGGCGCAGCAGCAACTGGCGGGCTATATCGATTTTTACCTGTCGCCATGGCACCGTGATAATCGTGCACAGGGCTGTCCGGTGTCGGCGCTGGCCTCAGAAACACCACGCATGCCTGCGCCTTGTCAGGCTGAGTTCGCGCGCGGCATCGAACGTATCCGTGGGATGATTATCCGTCAGCTGACTGAAATGGGCGTGAACGAGCCGCAAACGCAGGCGATATCGGTGAGTGCGGAACTGATGGGCAGTTTGTCACTGGCGCGCTGCGAGCCGGACAGGCAGGTATCCGATGCCCTGCTGGAAAGGGCGAAGACGTCGCTGAAAGCGCGGTTAAATTTGCAGGAAGAATAA
- a CDS encoding TonB-dependent siderophore receptor: MLLAFPLKRSVLLCALALAVPAASMAAEDTVVVKAAPADTADAATQGYSAKTSKSATKTDQPLITTGQAVSVVTRQQMTDQNATTVNAALNYTPGVFTNFAGGATRYDTISLRGFHGGDVNNTFLDGLRILSDGATYNSIQVDPWFLERIDVVKGPSSALYGQSIPGGVVVESTKRPQFAEEGHFQLSGGTQNTKGGAFDYTNAINDQLAFRLTGMTRSSDTQYDHQREERYAISPQLLWTPDENTSLLLRAYLQKDPSGGYHAAVPADGSLYGQKLSRGFFDGESTRNQFKRWEQIYSYEFQHAFNDVWSFRQNANYTHSNTELDQVYQAGWNADRTEMSRYYSGEKSSLDTFAIDNQLEADFATGELAHKVVLGFDYSHFINDVKSDAAYAENLNPYTGVGGDVLDYYSLKRGKNRYEQMGTYLQDEMNWNKWYLTLSGRYDTLKTSSRSEESIYGTTSNSERKDSHFNSRASLLYAFDSGISPYVSYSQAMTPSALPGADGTLLKPMQSEQYEAGIKYQPVGTSDMYTAALYDLTQKDVGNRVVVGSYYEPAGKIRSQGLELEAKKQVTERFNVMAGYTYNKVRIRDAAENNGNTPYVTPKQMASIWGQYNTPIGVDMGAGVRYIGTQWADNENTRHMPSATLVDASLRMNLVQFSPQLKGAYVQLNANNLLDKKYVAACYGTSYCYWGQERTVVATVGYDF, translated from the coding sequence ATGTTGTTGGCTTTCCCCCTCAAACGCTCAGTGCTCCTGTGCGCCCTGGCACTGGCTGTGCCGGCTGCCTCAATGGCTGCTGAAGACACCGTCGTTGTCAAAGCCGCACCAGCGGATACCGCCGATGCTGCGACGCAGGGTTACAGCGCGAAAACCAGTAAAAGCGCCACCAAAACCGATCAGCCGCTGATCACCACCGGTCAGGCAGTTTCAGTGGTGACGCGTCAGCAAATGACGGATCAGAACGCGACGACTGTTAACGCTGCACTGAACTATACGCCGGGCGTATTCACCAACTTTGCCGGTGGCGCAACGCGTTATGACACGATTTCCCTGCGCGGTTTCCACGGCGGTGATGTCAACAACACCTTCCTCGATGGCCTGCGTATCCTGAGCGACGGCGCGACCTACAACTCCATTCAGGTTGATCCATGGTTCCTTGAGCGTATTGATGTGGTGAAGGGCCCGTCTTCTGCCCTTTACGGCCAGAGCATTCCCGGCGGTGTCGTGGTGGAATCCACCAAGCGGCCGCAGTTTGCAGAAGAAGGCCATTTCCAGCTTTCCGGCGGCACGCAAAACACCAAAGGCGGCGCGTTCGATTATACCAACGCCATCAACGATCAGCTGGCATTCCGTCTGACCGGTATGACCCGCAGCAGCGATACCCAGTACGATCACCAGCGTGAAGAGCGTTACGCGATTTCGCCACAGTTGCTGTGGACACCGGATGAAAATACCTCGCTTTTACTGCGCGCGTATCTGCAAAAAGATCCGTCCGGTGGCTATCACGCTGCGGTTCCGGCTGACGGTAGCCTCTACGGTCAGAAACTGAGCCGTGGATTCTTCGATGGTGAAAGCACGCGCAACCAGTTCAAACGCTGGGAGCAAATCTACAGCTATGAATTCCAGCACGCGTTTAACGACGTCTGGTCGTTCCGCCAGAACGCCAACTACACCCATTCCAATACCGAACTGGATCAGGTGTATCAGGCAGGCTGGAATGCAGATCGTACCGAGATGAGCCGTTATTATTCCGGTGAAAAATCGTCTCTGGACACCTTCGCGATTGATAACCAGCTGGAAGCCGATTTCGCCACCGGCGAACTGGCGCATAAAGTGGTGCTGGGCTTTGATTACTCCCACTTTATCAATGACGTGAAATCTGACGCTGCCTACGCAGAAAACCTCAACCCGTATACTGGTGTGGGCGGTGATGTTCTGGATTATTACAGCCTTAAGCGCGGTAAAAACCGTTATGAGCAGATGGGCACCTATCTGCAAGATGAGATGAACTGGAACAAATGGTATCTGACTCTGTCAGGCCGTTACGACACGCTGAAAACCTCCAGCCGCAGCGAAGAAAGCATCTACGGCACCACCAGCAACAGCGAACGTAAAGACAGTCATTTCAACAGCCGCGCTTCCCTGTTGTACGCCTTTGACAGCGGCATTTCTCCGTACGTCAGCTACAGCCAGGCGATGACACCGTCTGCCCTGCCGGGCGCTGACGGCACGCTGCTAAAACCGATGCAGAGCGAGCAATACGAAGCCGGGATCAAATACCAGCCGGTCGGCACTTCCGATATGTACACCGCAGCGCTGTATGATCTGACGCAAAAAGACGTGGGTAACCGCGTGGTGGTCGGCAGCTACTACGAACCGGCAGGTAAAATCCGTTCACAAGGTCTGGAGCTGGAAGCCAAGAAACAGGTTACCGAACGCTTCAACGTGATGGCCGGTTATACCTATAACAAAGTGCGTATCCGTGATGCGGCTGAGAACAACGGCAACACGCCGTATGTGACGCCAAAACAAATGGCGTCCATCTGGGGTCAGTACAACACGCCGATTGGGGTGGATATGGGGGCAGGTGTCCGTTACATCGGCACCCAATGGGCGGATAACGAAAACACCCGTCACATGCCTTCTGCCACGCTGGTCGATGCGTCACTGCGTATGAATCTGGTGCAGTTTAGCCCGCAGCTGAAAGGCGCGTATGTGCAACTGAATGCCAACAACCTGCTGGACAAAAAATATGTCGCAGCCTGTTACGGCACCAGCTACTGCTACTGGGGTCAGGAACGTACTGTGGTGGCCACTGTAGGTTATGACTTCTGA
- a CDS encoding O-methyltransferase, with translation MSQGSQEEYNGKWAAVDNYLVSHLVESDPVLEQVLKNNHLAGLPAHDVAPNQGKLLALLAQITGAQKVLEIGTLGAYSTLWLARALPVLGKVVTLEADPHHARVAQINIDLAGLQDKITLHTGPASETLPTLQAEAPFDLIFIDADKPNNPLYLEWALKLSKPGTLIIGDNVVREGAVADAHSNDARVQGVRRFIEMIEQEPRLSATALQTVGSKGWDGFVIARVTG, from the coding sequence ATGAGTCAGGGGAGTCAGGAGGAGTACAACGGGAAATGGGCAGCGGTCGATAACTATCTGGTGAGTCATTTAGTGGAAAGCGATCCGGTTCTGGAACAGGTACTGAAAAATAATCATCTGGCCGGTTTACCCGCGCATGATGTGGCCCCCAATCAGGGGAAATTACTGGCGCTGCTGGCACAAATCACCGGTGCGCAAAAAGTTCTGGAAATCGGCACGCTCGGCGCGTACAGCACTCTCTGGCTGGCGCGGGCGTTACCGGTGCTCGGAAAAGTCGTGACGCTGGAAGCCGATCCGCACCATGCGCGTGTCGCACAAATCAATATTGATCTGGCCGGTTTACAGGACAAAATTACCTTACATACCGGTCCTGCGTCCGAAACGCTGCCAACGCTTCAGGCAGAAGCCCCCTTTGATCTGATTTTCATTGATGCAGATAAACCGAACAATCCGCTTTATCTCGAGTGGGCGCTGAAACTGTCAAAACCAGGCACATTGATTATCGGCGATAACGTGGTGCGGGAGGGTGCGGTGGCCGATGCTCACAGCAACGACGCCCGGGTGCAGGGCGTGCGTCGTTTCATTGAAATGATTGAACAGGAACCGCGTTTATCGGCGACCGCGCTGCAAACCGTCGGCAGCAAAGGCTGGGACGGTTTTGTGATAGCACGGGTCACCGGTTAA
- a CDS encoding glycoside hydrolase family 3 protein, which translates to MKIKPLSLAVAALLLCSPSVFAADNQPELSQRDVTLLTVDGLQFKDLDHSGKLEPYEDWRLTPEERAADLVKRMTLEEKAGVMMHGSAPTASSPVGAGTHYDMAAAEKMIAGAKVNSLITRLSADDPAMMAEENNKLQQIAEKTRLGIPVTISSDPRNAFEYLVGASTSSGKFTRWPETLGLAAIGNEKLTRRYADIVRQEYLAVGIREALSPQADLATEPRWARISGTFGEDPTRVHNMVRGYIEGMQNGPDGLNQGSVISVVKHWVGYGAAENGFDSHNVYGKNAVFPGNNLKEHIYPFTGAFEANVASVMPTYSILKNVSVDGKPLEQVGAGFSHQLLTDILRGQYGFKGVILSDWLITSNCEGECLNGSPEGKEPVPGGMPWGVENLTPQQRFVKAVLAGVDQFGGVTNSQLLVSAVNERQLTGQRLDESVVRILEQKFQTGLFENPYVDVQKATQTVGRADWQKEANAAQGHALVLLQNTDDVLPLKKGKKIWLYGIEPQAATAAGFTVVDAPEKADIALIRAHAPYEQPHKAWFFGKRHHEGSLAFTGDNADYQAIVKASKAVPTIVTVYLDRPAILTNVKDKAKVIIGNFGVSDTVLFTRLTRDEAYTGKLPFELPSSEEAVLKQQSDMPHDSESPLFPIGFGLAR; encoded by the coding sequence ATGAAAATCAAACCTCTGAGCCTTGCTGTCGCTGCCCTGCTGCTTTGCTCACCTTCTGTTTTTGCCGCCGATAACCAACCGGAACTTAGCCAGCGCGACGTAACGCTGCTGACTGTCGACGGTTTACAGTTCAAAGATCTCGATCATTCCGGGAAACTGGAACCTTATGAAGACTGGCGACTGACGCCGGAAGAACGCGCAGCGGATCTGGTGAAACGCATGACGCTGGAGGAAAAAGCAGGGGTGATGATGCACGGCTCGGCCCCGACGGCCAGCAGCCCGGTGGGTGCCGGAACGCATTATGACATGGCAGCGGCGGAAAAGATGATTGCCGGTGCGAAGGTCAACAGTCTGATCACCCGGCTTTCTGCGGACGATCCGGCCATGATGGCGGAGGAAAACAATAAACTGCAGCAGATTGCCGAAAAGACGCGACTGGGTATTCCGGTCACCATCAGCAGTGACCCGCGTAACGCATTCGAGTATCTGGTCGGTGCGAGTACCTCTTCCGGTAAATTCACCCGATGGCCGGAAACCTTAGGACTGGCGGCGATTGGCAATGAGAAACTCACCCGCCGTTACGCCGATATCGTCCGTCAGGAATATCTGGCCGTCGGTATTCGTGAGGCACTTTCACCGCAGGCCGATCTGGCCACAGAGCCGCGCTGGGCACGTATCAGCGGCACCTTCGGCGAAGATCCGACACGGGTGCATAACATGGTGCGCGGGTATATCGAAGGGATGCAAAACGGTCCTGACGGGTTAAATCAGGGCAGCGTGATTTCCGTGGTCAAACACTGGGTCGGCTATGGCGCGGCTGAGAACGGTTTTGACAGCCACAACGTCTACGGCAAAAACGCCGTCTTCCCCGGCAATAATCTCAAAGAACACATCTATCCGTTTACCGGCGCGTTTGAAGCCAACGTCGCCAGCGTCATGCCAACATATTCCATCCTGAAAAATGTTTCCGTGGACGGCAAACCGCTCGAACAGGTCGGTGCCGGATTCAGTCATCAGTTGCTGACCGACATTCTGCGCGGGCAATACGGCTTCAAAGGCGTCATTCTCAGCGACTGGCTGATCACCAGCAATTGCGAAGGCGAATGCCTGAACGGTTCGCCGGAAGGCAAAGAACCGGTGCCCGGTGGCATGCCATGGGGTGTCGAAAACCTGACGCCGCAACAGCGTTTTGTGAAAGCCGTGCTGGCGGGTGTCGATCAGTTTGGCGGTGTGACCAACTCGCAGTTGCTGGTCAGCGCGGTGAATGAAAGGCAACTGACCGGACAACGCCTTGATGAATCTGTTGTGCGTATTCTTGAACAAAAATTCCAGACCGGACTGTTTGAAAATCCGTATGTCGATGTGCAGAAAGCCACCCAAACCGTCGGGCGCGCTGACTGGCAAAAAGAAGCCAATGCGGCGCAGGGACATGCGCTGGTATTGCTGCAAAACACCGATGATGTGTTACCGCTGAAAAAAGGCAAAAAGATCTGGCTGTATGGCATCGAACCGCAGGCCGCGACAGCGGCCGGTTTTACCGTGGTGGATGCGCCGGAGAAAGCCGATATTGCGCTGATCCGCGCCCATGCCCCGTACGAACAACCGCATAAAGCCTGGTTCTTTGGCAAGCGCCATCACGAAGGCTCGCTGGCCTTTACCGGTGACAACGCAGATTATCAGGCGATCGTGAAAGCCAGCAAAGCAGTGCCGACCATCGTCACCGTTTATCTCGACCGTCCGGCGATCCTGACCAACGTGAAGGACAAAGCGAAAGTGATTATTGGCAATTTCGGTGTCAGCGATACCGTGCTGTTTACCCGACTGACCCGCGACGAAGCTTATACCGGCAAGCTGCCGTTTGAACTGCCATCCTCTGAAGAGGCGGTGCTTAAACAACAGTCCGATATGCCCCATGACAGCGAAAGTCCGCTGTTTCCCATTGGCTTTGGTCTGGCGCGTTAA
- a CDS encoding chromate transporter, which yields MPVLLSLALLFTELSVMAFGGGNTILPEMQRAVVEVHHWMSAQEFSALFALAQAAPGPNMMIVPLIGWQVAGWSGLLVSSLAKFGPSSVITLIVMGGWKRYKDRPWRQIVQRGLVPVTVGLVVSSGLLIAKASATTLTLAGVIVLCTLLALSKRIHPLWVLTVGAVLGLAFG from the coding sequence ATGCCGGTTTTACTTTCTCTTGCCCTGTTATTTACCGAACTTTCCGTGATGGCATTTGGCGGCGGAAATACCATTCTCCCCGAGATGCAACGCGCGGTAGTGGAGGTGCATCACTGGATGAGCGCGCAGGAATTCAGTGCCCTGTTTGCCCTGGCGCAGGCCGCCCCCGGTCCGAATATGATGATCGTACCGCTGATTGGCTGGCAGGTTGCCGGATGGTCAGGTTTGCTGGTGTCTTCACTGGCGAAATTCGGTCCGTCGTCGGTTATTACGCTTATCGTGATGGGCGGCTGGAAACGATATAAAGACCGTCCGTGGCGGCAAATCGTGCAGCGCGGGCTGGTGCCGGTGACCGTCGGGCTGGTGGTGTCAAGCGGCTTACTGATCGCCAAAGCCTCTGCCACCACGCTGACGCTTGCGGGGGTGATCGTCTTGTGTACCCTGCTGGCGCTCAGTAAGCGTATCCACCCGTTATGGGTACTGACCGTTGGTGCGGTGCTCGGACTGGCATTCGGCTGA
- a CDS encoding chromate transporter, with translation MSAQTQEKLMPETEDNTAAQPDCRQLFMGFFVLGLTGFGGVLPMARHMLVDKRRWLTAAQFTELLGLCQFLPGGNIINLSVALGMEFRGLRGALSALLGLILAPTICVVLLGLVYARYQNEPLVEHLFAGMAAAAAAGLLLSTGIKMLAPLRGKWLQLALVAVGVMAIAAFRFPMLPVMLVLAPVSIFICARSKF, from the coding sequence ATGTCAGCGCAAACGCAGGAAAAATTAATGCCTGAGACAGAGGACAATACCGCAGCGCAACCCGATTGCAGGCAACTGTTTATGGGCTTTTTCGTCCTTGGTCTGACCGGTTTCGGTGGCGTGCTGCCGATGGCGCGACACATGCTGGTCGATAAACGCCGCTGGCTGACCGCCGCTCAGTTCACCGAACTGCTCGGGCTGTGTCAGTTTTTACCGGGTGGCAACATCATTAATCTTTCGGTGGCGCTGGGGATGGAGTTTCGCGGGTTGCGCGGCGCATTATCGGCGCTGCTCGGGCTGATCCTCGCGCCGACGATTTGCGTGGTACTGCTCGGTCTGGTGTATGCACGCTATCAGAATGAACCGCTGGTGGAACATCTGTTCGCCGGGATGGCGGCGGCGGCGGCGGCCGGTTTACTGCTCTCGACCGGCATCAAAATGCTCGCCCCGCTGCGGGGTAAATGGCTGCAACTGGCGCTGGTCGCTGTCGGTGTGATGGCAATTGCCGCATTCCGTTTCCCGATGCTGCCGGTCATGCTGGTGCTGGCGCCGGTCAGTATTTTCATCTGCGCGAGGAGTAAATTCTGA
- a CDS encoding LysR family transcriptional regulator, producing the protein MVMIELKRLNAFVTVVEAGSITRAAELLFIQQPPLTRLLQGLEQEFGIPLLQRLPRGVIPTEAGEVLLQEARAVLARAAQLNAAMHRAAQGEQGRIRIGFTSSAALHTFVPALLRRYREIYPAVSTQLEESGSGELLAAVVAGELDVAFVRMRVKDMPELEMEKVLEEPMWVAVPAGHKLASPPASQPLRLEDLSNEPFVLYRRRAGQGLYDAILGAYVRAGFSPHIVQEAPRLTSCLSLVGAGLGISIVPESMTRLGGDGVVFLPLDATTQLSAPLYLARREDSHSSAIINTFCDLVKSQLTVR; encoded by the coding sequence ATGGTTATGATTGAACTGAAACGTCTGAATGCGTTTGTCACCGTGGTGGAAGCGGGCAGCATTACCCGTGCCGCAGAACTGCTGTTTATCCAGCAGCCGCCGCTGACGCGCCTGTTACAGGGGCTGGAGCAGGAATTTGGCATCCCTTTATTACAACGCCTGCCGCGTGGGGTGATCCCGACCGAAGCGGGCGAAGTGTTATTGCAGGAAGCCCGTGCCGTGCTGGCGCGCGCCGCTCAGCTCAATGCCGCCATGCACCGCGCCGCGCAGGGCGAACAGGGACGGATCCGCATCGGTTTCACCAGTTCCGCCGCGCTGCATACTTTTGTGCCCGCACTGCTGCGGCGCTATCGGGAAATTTATCCGGCAGTCAGTACTCAGCTTGAGGAAAGTGGCAGCGGCGAATTGCTGGCCGCCGTGGTGGCGGGCGAGCTGGATGTCGCCTTTGTGCGCATGCGGGTCAAAGATATGCCGGAATTAGAGATGGAAAAGGTGCTGGAGGAACCGATGTGGGTGGCAGTGCCGGCCGGACACAAACTGGCGTCGCCACCAGCCAGTCAGCCACTCAGACTCGAAGATCTGAGTAACGAGCCTTTTGTATTATACCGTCGTCGCGCCGGTCAGGGATTGTACGATGCCATACTGGGGGCGTATGTCCGCGCCGGTTTCAGTCCGCACATTGTGCAGGAAGCGCCGCGTTTAACCTCGTGCCTGAGCCTGGTTGGTGCAGGACTGGGGATTTCTATTGTGCCGGAATCCATGACCCGGCTGGGCGGAGACGGCGTGGTATTTTTGCCGCTGGACGCCACCACACAACTCAGCGCACCGTTGTATCTTGCGCGGCGGGAAGACAGCCATTCATCGGCTATAATCAATACGTTTTGCGATCTCGTAAAATCGCAACTGACTGTTCGTTAA
- a CDS encoding ArsR/SmtB family transcription factor: protein MIANHPEREQIRLENVLTALGNPLRLAVVRTLAKGGEHPCGTLLQGLSKSTLTHHWRVLRDSGVIWQRPDGRANLLSLRREDLDARFPGLLDSLLSAIESDDITLESTQKHISEQHL, encoded by the coding sequence ATGATAGCCAATCACCCGGAGCGCGAGCAGATCCGCCTCGAAAATGTTCTGACTGCGCTGGGAAATCCGTTACGTCTGGCCGTGGTACGCACACTGGCAAAAGGTGGCGAGCATCCTTGCGGGACATTATTGCAGGGACTGTCGAAATCGACGCTGACCCATCACTGGCGCGTATTACGTGACAGCGGTGTCATCTGGCAGCGTCCGGACGGCCGCGCCAATTTGCTTTCCCTGCGCCGCGAAGATCTGGACGCCCGCTTCCCCGGCCTGCTTGATTCTCTGCTCAGCGCCATCGAATCCGACGACATTACGCTGGAATCCACACAGAAACACATTTCCGAACAACATCTTTAA